One stretch of Vulpes lagopus strain Blue_001 chromosome X, ASM1834538v1, whole genome shotgun sequence DNA includes these proteins:
- the NEXMIF gene encoding neurite extension and migration factor: protein MDNQQDKAVVASANGENTLINGVKENDSEDQDVAVKSLAALEAAAPIQPIPIVQKETLMYPRGLLPLSSKKPCMQSPPSPLGLIEAPEHAANSASVNAISLTSGVAKSLHTWSLPNECEKAPFAIMEPAGMSALNGDCLMQPSRTCLGCFMESKDAVDPEPGISLKVGDLNKDYETCAVSDIGIQCINAGENMKYGEQLLSDQLLGFPLHKSRAGEKREAEKSDIDLEDPAQKSYYEALLLDKCNTEEALLANSNQDWGYFETFISESKIELLDLCSKNELSVNLFSEEDVDNYMFDDDESTLGSDVCSLKIRYESFQDNVRDKTTLLMQEDAQFNFFPSVFTTCPKRESKSGVLKQNSDLSQFKVPDVNIIWGEEDKNLDKKKGKEEGQEYKGIEKKDEKDNGEKSALNKPCSGIELGQFKNPKQGHLDNSLEASGNFGDDNSFIEVSYDAMGEIKDCSRYMARGTNSGSSSSQQNYGLRAKRKVRYSEDYLYDVDSLEGEKVNERKEWLPGGSKEEDDDEWCPKKRRKVTRKEPPVIIKYIIINRFKGEKNMLVKLGRVDSSETTVNLSENQLNKYAKLAPLKGFWQKKKKQRNSNTDSNKIPLCQKQNFEPGSFEVSFLPPARKRKSKLGNRHRIQRIPSVETSASSKQISLCSDQKQGSARKEDGGLKGTLKSTPLAVPSCANGLHLNDVTGPDSVKVKAQDAGFKGPERKVLNKIKFKSEARLKSKKIKAGQENKPIVQMSPLLEDQSSMANLKNEPIPGTSNSSHLSEFHEAKVSKNSTFLPTTCSSEMPLSSANVANNIPVIPGGYLQTLLDASDLSNNTGISYFTHHSPEQNEGSLTQTEKSFVPLQPVQDCVLSTSSESELQQSSQNFKIESSNYGNVWPNKPTSGPPEFMAEVSREIAPTQSNEFGVSQVVSMGNNLTATTYNRICLNSSGSNCNKVLYASVQDTQLPSNDSYQLCHFNNGEICFPFQQGPANMDDDRLFSFDSMAPLSVNSSNYCSLSLKSCEKDGDDDITDDFLAHCSPKLVIQQSIDEITPLKESTDLLDISNFTPDKFRHSSLSEMSPPDTPSLSPQITRCESIKMLGTLKEFQEGIPGPLGNMEKTKWDCSTLSQQVQVNDGFALNNHQFQFHMFNDEDSVSLLQKTPCLSAFNDPSGQMSTNNKMSKSRKKSSPSKSAAMNQSSSQKNTRKKSLKANNKGIEKPPGKTSRQAPKSTKKGKYMAAINGEKMQIGIGRGGGQINSISSTEKTLDECIQHGSPVASMKIPSQKGLSGDWTLGKESSSAWSDLNMGTNTNNLLDDDQREFQEPSYILSNIASGMADVQRFMMASIEPLWEPMEHHGDPNIFYSPESNSLKLKTLKILAGTPQESKKKVNSGSPGATKNHRSIKGVSKSNGKAAIGDPGHANMHGYEDSRSAFFDKKYNNLSTLGNNGPTHKKLYRHKSSSKVLRDEKCKGKCVEREQVHKDEAGTASFEKLRDSDYNLLKAETAFWVLPVFEEETHIFQKDI from the exons ATGGATAACCAACAAGATAAGGCTGTCGTTGCCTCAGCCAATGGAGAAAACACTCTGATTAATGGGGTCAAAGAAAATG atTCAGAGGACCAGGATGTGGCAGTAAAGTCACTGGCAGCTCTAGAAGCTGCTGCACCAATCCAGCCTATACCGATAGTTCAAAAAGAGACCCTGATGTATCCCAGGGGTCTCCTGCCTCTGTCTTCTAAGAAACCTTGTATGCAGAGCCCTCCATCTCCTTTGGGGCTAATTGAAGCACCTGAGCATGCTGCTAATAGTGCTTCTGTGAATGCCATCTCCCTTACATCTGGTGTTGCAAAAAGCCTGCATACATGGTCACTGCCCAATGAGTGTGAGAAAGCTCCATTCGCCATAATGGAGCCTGCAGGCATGTCAGCTCTGAATGGGGACTGCCTCATGCAGCCAAGCCGGACTTGTTTGGGCTGCTTCATGGAATCCAAGGATGCAGTAGATCCTGAGCCAGGGATCAGTCTGAAAGTTGGTGATCTAAATAAGGATTACGAAACCTGTGCAGTTTCTGATATAGGAATTCAGTGTATTAATGCtggagaaaacatgaaatatgGAGAGCAGCTGCTCTCAGACCAGCTCCTAGGCTTCCCTTTGCACAAATCAAGGGCAGGAGAAAAACGAGAAGCTGAGAAATCTGACATCGACTTGGAGGATCCAGCTCAGAAAAGCTATTATGAGGCATTACTGTTAGACAAGTGTAATACAGAAGAGGCTTTGCTGGCAAATTCCAATCAGGATTGGGGTTACTTTGAGACTTTCATTAGTGAGAGTAAGATTGAACTGCTTGACCTCTGTTCCAAAAATGAGCTGTCTGTCAACTTATTCTCTGAAGAAGATGTGGATAACTACATGTTCGATGATGATGAGTCAACACTGGGCAGTGATGTCTGTTCCTTGAAAATTCGGTATGAGTCCTTCCAGGACAATGTTCGAGACAAGACCACCCTTCTAATGCAGGAGGATGCCCAATTCAACTTTTTTCCCAGTGTCTTTACTACTTGCCCCAAGCGGGAGTCTAAGAGTGGGGTCCTGAAACAGAACAGTGACCTTTCCCAATTCAAAGTCCCTGATGTGAATATCATCTGGGGGGAGGAGGATAAAAACTTGGAcaagaagaaaggcaaagaagagGGACAGGAATATAAGGGTATagagaaaaaggatgaaaaggatAATGGAGAAAAATCTGCCTTAAATAAACCATGCAGTGGGATTGAATTAGGGCAATTTAAGAATCCAAAGCAGGGCCATCTTGACAATTCCTTGGAGGCATCAGGGAATTTCGGTGATGACAATTCCTTCATTGAGGTTTCTTATGATGCCATGGGGGAGATCAAGGACTGTAGCCGCTATATGGCTAGGGGCACAAATTCTGGCAGCTCCTCCTCCCAGCAGAACTATGGGCTGCGAGCCAAGAGAAAAGTCAGGTACAGTGAAGATTATCTATATGACGTTGATTCACTAGAGGGTGAAAAAGTAAATGAGAGGAAAGAATGGCTTCCAGGTGGTTCcaaagaagaagatgatgatgaatgGTGtcccaaaaagagaagaaaagtaaccCGTAAGGAGCCTCCTGTTATTATCAAATACATCATCATCAATCGCTTTAAAGGTGAGAAGAACATGCTGGTGAAGTTGGGAAGGGTAGATTCCAGTGAGACAACAGTGAATTTGAGTGAGAATCAGCTCAACAAATATGCCAAGCTTGCCCCCTTGAAGGGGTTCtggcagaagaagaaaaaacagagaaacagcAACACTGACTCCAACAAGATACCCTTatgccaaaaacaaaactttgaacCAGGTAGCTTTGAGGTGTCATTTCTGCCACCTGCTCGAAAACGAAAATCTAAACTTGGCAATAGGCACAGGATTCAAAGAATCCCATCTGTGGAAACTTCAGCAAGTAGTAAGCAGATATCACTCTGCAGTGATCAGAAGCAAGGTAGTGCTCGTAAAGAAGACGGAGGCCTGAAAGGTACTCTGAAGTCAACTCCTTTGGCTGTACCCAGCTGTGCAAATGGATTGCATTTAAATGATGTCACAGGCCCTGACTCAGTAAAAGTCAAAGCCCAAGATGCAGGATTTAAGGGGCCAGAAAGGAAAGTGCTcaacaaaatcaaatttaaaagtgAAGCCAGGTTAAAATccaagaaaatcaaagctgggcAAGAAAATAAACCAATTGTTCAAATGAGCCCCCTTTTGGAAGATCAGTCCTCTATGGCTAATTTAAAGAATGAGCCTATTCCTGGGACCTCAAACAGCTCTCATCTATCTGAATTTCATGAGGCAAAGGTTTCTAAGAATTCTACTTTCTTACCAACCACCTGTTCTTCTGAAATGCCTCTATCATCTGCTAATGTTGCCAACAACATACCTGTAATCCCTGGAGGGTATCTACAGACATTGTTAGATGCTTCTGATTTGTCAAATAATACTGGTATATCATACTTCACTCACCATTCTCCAGAGCAAAATGAAGGCAGCCTCACTCAAACGGAAAAATCTTTTGTGCCTCTCCAGCCTGTCCAGGACTGTGTGCTTTCCACATCCTCTGAGTCTGAGCTGCAGCAGTCATCCCAAAACTTCAAAATAGAATCAAGCAACTATGGAAATGTGTGGCCCAACAAGCCTACTTCTGGCCCCCCGGAATTCATGGCTGAAGTTTCAAGGGAGATAGCTCCAACCCAATCTAATGAATTTGGAGTCTCCCAAGTAGTCTCCATGGGAAATAACCTCACAGCTACAACATACAATCGAATCTGCCTCAATAGTAGTGGCAGTAATTGCAACAAGGTCTTATACGCCTCTGTGCAAGACACCCAACTCCCATCTAATGACTCTTATCAATTATGTCACTTTAATAATGGAGAGATATGCTTTCCTTTCCAGCAGGGCCCAGCCAATATGGATGATGATCGGCTCTTTAGCTTTGATTCAATGGCCCCACTCTCTGTCAACTCAAGCAATTATTGCTCCTTAAGCTTGAAATCCTGTGAAaaggatggtgatgatgatattACTGATGACTTCCTAGCCCATTGCAGCCCCAAGCTGGTGATCCAGCAGAGTATTGATGAGATAACACCATTAAAGGAGTCTACTGACCTCTTGGATATCTCCAACTTCACTCCTGACAAATTCCGCCACTCATCTCTCTCAGAGATGTCCCCACCTGACACCCCTAGTCTTTCCCCTCAAATTACCAGATGTGAGAGTATCAAGATGCTAGGAACACTGAAGGAGTTCCAAGAGGGCATCCCAGGACCGTTGGGCAATATGGAGAAAACCAAATGGGACTGCAGTACCCTTTCACAGCAGGTTCAAGTGAATGATGGATTTGCTTTAAATAACCATCAGTTTCAGTTCCATATGTTCAATGATGAGGATTCTGTCAGCCTGCTCCAAAAGACTCCTTGCCTATCAGCATTTAATGATCCATCTGGTCAAATGAGTACTAACAACAAAATGtcaaaatcaagaaagaagagtTCACCCAGCAAGAGTGCGGCTATGAACCAAAGCTCTTCTCAGAAAAACACCAGGAAAAAATCTCTCAAAGCCAACAACAAAGGGATTGAAAAGCCACCTGGCAAAACCTCCCGCCAGGCCCCTAAGTCGACGAAGAAAGGGAAATACATGGCTGCAATTAATGgagagaaaatgcaaattggCATTGGCCGTGGGGGAGGCCAAATCAACAGCATATCCTCCACAGAGAAGACATTGGACGAATGTATCCAACATGGTAGCCCTGTGGCCTCCATGAAGATACCAAGTCAAAAAGGACTTTCTGGAGATTGGACTTTGGGGAAGGAGAGCAGCTCAGCCTGGAGCGACCTGAACATGGGCACCAACACCAATAACCTCCTTGATGATGACCAACGGGAATTTCAGGAGCCTTCCTATATCTTATCCAACATCGCCTCTGGTATGGCAGATGTACAGAGATTCATGATGGCCTCCATAGAGCCCCTTTGGGAACCCATGGAGCACCATGGGGATCCCAACATATTCTACTCCCCAGAGTCCAATAgtctaaaattaaaaaccctcaaaatattGGCTGGGACACCACAGGAATCTAAGAAAAAAGTCAACAGTGGGTCCCCAGGAGCCACTAAGAATCACAGGTCCATCAAGGGTGTGAGTAAAAGCAATGGGAAAGCAGCGATAGGTGATCCTGGTCATGCAAACATGCATGGTTATGAGGACTCTCGCTCTGCCTTCTTTGATAAAAAGTATAATAACCTGAGCACTTTAGGCAATAATGGACCAACACACAAAAAGTTATATCGTCACAAATCCAGCTCCAAGGTCCTGAGAGATGAGAAGTGTAAGGGAAAGTGCGTGGAGCGAGAACAGGTCCACAAGGATGAGGCTGGGACAGCTTCTTTTGAAAAACTAAG GGATTCCGACTACAATCTCCTAAAAGCAGAAACAGCATTTTGGGTTTTACCTGTGTTTGAAGAAGAAACTCATATTTTCCAGAAAGACATTTga